GCTTGCTGCATCATCACTGTTGGTGCTGCTAACTTGAATTTCCTGCATATTAATTGATCTAGAAAAAAAGGATAAAAGATGCATTTTTAAAAACTTGTATTTAGTATTGACTAAAGATGTACtatagtaaaaattataaatttaaaatcaggaagctatatccgttaaacaaAATGGAAAATTATGCTCAAGAAGAAACCTGAGCTGCCATTTATGTTAGAAGTTTAAACTTAATCAACTCATGTCCTTAGCAAAGAAGTAAACCCCATTTTTTACACTAAACAAACAAAGAAATGGAAATTGTCAAGAAGACTTTGATGGACCACCCTGACATCAATGGTTTTGCTTTTACAGCAAACATAACACACGTTGACGTGATGTTTTAAAACAATCTTTTCCATGCTATATTATTATCAAATATAAAGTCAACTACCCAAATATATAGCTCAAATCTTGCAGCCCAAGTTGTTGAAGGCAAAAGTACCGTATACAGAAGAGCAAAACCAAGTAGCAGCAAATAAGAACAAAAAAAAACCCATTAAGTCCAAAATTGCACCTTGTTTGTGTACAGTTTCACAACAGCAGATAACAACTGGTTTCCAGCTATTGCTCTCACTCTTTGTATCATTTGCGGCCTTGTAATCTTTTTTTCCTGCCACAGTAAATGATTACGACTCAAGTTGCACATCACATATGGGAATTTTGAATTCGGATGAAAAATCATTAGTCTTACCAGATAATTTGTATACTGCTCTTCAAGGGAAGCCCTTTGTGAATGATCTAGAAAGGGCGAAAGTATAGAGATCAACGTGCCAAAGGTTATCCACGTTTTAGGCTTGATGGTTTTTGGTTCTGTTAACCCTTTGGAGCCAAAACAAAGAAATTAACAGTAGCAcatgaaaaaaaaattgcatGCATCTTAACAAATTAAGAGTCGCACATGACAATTTAAATTAAGCTGCTCACCGCTTAAGCAAAGAGGAGCTTCGAAACTGAGAATGTAACAGGGGAGGATATTACAATTCAAGTGCGTATTCCAAATGATATATCTGGTAGGAGATGAAATATCATCTACGGCAGAATCGAAATCCATTGAACTCGGATGGAACTGATCTCTAGAATCTTCCCTCGCCACTTCTTGTTTTCCTAATATAACTCGGCATAGCAACAAATGCCCCACGCCACTTCCATCCACTTCTGAACACAATACACTGCAACACATGAATcaattttcattatttcaatagAAAGCTCCAAAAAATCATACAACAATTCAACTAAAAAGCTAACCTGTCTAAACCATGCTTTGCAGGAGACACGGAAATGCTATGTCTACGCCAACTAAATCCATGCATCACAGTCTCGCAAATCTCGTTTTTAGAAGCACCGTACCAAGCGTACTTGATATTGGCATCTCCACCACGTGTATCAGCCACCGCCTTTGTGTAAACAGCAAAACTGTGTGCTCGAATTTTCCAACACTGACTAGTGTTGGAATTCTTATGGATTGCCACGATTTTCGTCCTATAGGAGATCCGCGGATTTCGCGATAAACTAGAGAAAAAGCTTGTTTTGATTATATCACCTTCAAAGCTTGATTCATCTATTTTAGAGAAACCATTTGCAACAAAGTGCTGGAAACAATTGTAACATGAATCAAGCTCGTTACTTTCTGACATAGCATCATCAATAGTTATGGAGGTTTGATTTTCTGCACCAATTTGATTCATTGTTTCAGGAAAAGGTATGAAAAAGATTGCAAGGAGCAACAAAGTAAAAATCAAAGACGAAATAAAGATGCAGCTATTTATTTATAGGTTTAAAAAGTTGAATTTAGACCGCCCCTtgtaactttttttaaaaaattgttaatgGGGGAATAAAGAAATATACACAGCTTTCGTGCCGCAGTACAAAACCGTCTATGGCCGTGTCGCTCAAGTATCCCTGGCAACGTTTCGTTTCGGATTACTTAGGAATTTACATATTTAGCCTTACCTTTTACCGAAAGTATACCTCAATACATAAAAGGAATGCTCTAATCTAAAGGTTTCTTTCAAGGACACGTGTTgctaacatttttattttttagtcatTATTCGGTAAACGTAAAATTTCGGTTTAGATCCCTCTTCTATACTCACATTTGGGATTTaggttttatattttaatttgacataatttaattctctaattttataatatattaattaatccAAATATTTAGTATCCTTAACTTTTCTGATTAAAATGGTGatataaatttcttttaaaacaccattctaactttaaaaattagtttCTTTCAACTTAATAAATTGGAAttgatattttaagaaaaaatttaagCCTCAACATTTTTAAGTGTTTTGATTTAATACAAGTTTTGGCATATTTTAAAACCACATCATTtctaattaaattgaattttataaaattttaaatgatcttttgaatgttttgaatcttttatatatttctttggaGTTTCATACTTTTAATTTAATTGGGAGCGTGATCCTCATTTCATCTAATCTAAAAGGGTAATTGCTTTATCAAATCTTATTGACTCATTATGATGTATACATAAAAGTTTGATATTTATGCCGTTGGACTAAAGTTTCTTATACAAATTTGACATTTattccaatttgatatttattccATTATGATTGGCAActcttatttattttttcttttattattagtattatacaATTATGATTTTCaacatattaattttattattttaaccaaaattttatttaatttttatatttttataaatatatttgttagaaTTTTTTTCACCCATTTCGTAAGGTTTAACAAGTACAACTACTACGATATTGTCGAATACTTTTGACCTGCCATTGTTTTTACTAGGCTAATTAGGCTTGTGCATGTCGAACACAATTATCAGCGAAGGGAAAAAAGAAATAGCTGACATAGGTGAAGAAAGAGAACCAATATGAAAACAAAAACTTCATTGTAATCATAGAGTTAGCAATTTTATATAGAATTTGGTAAAAACCAGAGCTATAAGTAAGAAGCAGCATCAAACCCACTAAAATTTTACAGCCCAAAGTTCCGAGACATGATTGTTGGAGCAGCTTGAACTAAAAGTTGCATGAAGGGAAGGGTTCCAAATCTCTTAGCTGAACTATCCATTTTCTACACTGTATAACGTTGTTTATCTAGTTTGTTAGGTGGGTCAACAAGTCTCTCAATTGCCtggactcgaaatccctgtttgCCTTGCACAAGCGGAACAGACAATATAAGCTTATGAAGAAAATGGCAACAGATAAACAAAGTTATTAGTAATTTCTGGTCTGCAATCTTTGCAGTTACTGCTTTTTGGTATTTTGCAAAGCCAAATGGACTAACTGACAGGGGGCGAACCTAGGGCCTGCCAGCCCctaaaattttccattttgtcctttaaaattttttaaattttaaattaataaaggtaaaattatactttaaccctcctaaaaataataaaattttaatttaatcctttaaaaaataCATTTTGACTAtgataaaaattacaatttaatttaagcCCCTAAAAAGAATTTTCTGATTTCACCCTACTACCTGAATTCATATTGTTCCATTGACATCAACCATTCAGTGAGTCTTACCTCGACTTTGAAAATGTTGAGCACATTTCCATTAAATGTTGTGATATTAGCATCAATCACCCCAAGTCCCAAAGAATCCATACCCTCCATCAACTTTGCAAACCCACTTCTCTTGTGCTTATAACACAGCTTAATCCAAAACTCTCTTTTGGTTATTTGGTTCACCTCTACATGTACCTGAGAAACGATTCAACACATTAGGCGAGAGTTTCATTGATGATGTTTGCTCCAATGGGCAACACAGCCATCTACCTCCATTTTTGCCATTTCAGATATGCCACTGGGAACATGGTTTTCTTCAATGGCAGACATGTTTTTCCTATGTAGCCAGTCTAACTTAGTAGACTTCAGTTCTGCATTGCTCTTTCCACAGTCCCCTTCCTCGGTTTTCTTGAGCTCATTCCGGAGTTTCTTTTCCTCCTCCTGTAAATTTCCTATATATTCGATTGCATCTGTAAGAATAGCAGTTATATCCATCTACAATATTGAACAACAAAAGCATTAGAGATATGAAATAAGAAGAATTAAGTTGGGTATTATAAGTTAGGGAAATTGTGAACCAACCTTGGATATCTTGGGGACTAAAGCTCGTAACTTGAACAGCCCATCTTTTATCTTCTTCCTTCTATTCCTCTCTGTGATAAGATTCTTAGAATGGTAATTCACTTTTTCTGGCTGCTTGGCAGTTCTCATTTTGTCATTTACAGAATTAACTTTACAATCCAAAACAAACCCTGCTTCTGTTTCTTGCGCACACACATTTTGGCTGCATCCTAGTCTTTTTGATCCATAATATGTGCCAATTGGCTGTTTCAATCGCTCATCTTGAGAAATATACGCAGAAGCTGAAGAAAAGGGGGGATGTCCAATCGAGGGAATGAATTGTATTCTGGGATTCACGGTTGACAAGCTCATGGAAAATGGTAAGTCTTTTTCTTGCAATGTGTTGAGATACCATTTGTGAAGATTTGCTTTTCTATAGCTTTCTGCTGTTGTGGTTTCTGCTTTTAAAAGTGCATTGCATTCAGTTCTTATTAACTCTATGATGTTTTGATCTTTTGGTATCTGATCAAAAGGGCAAATTTACATGTTTATAAGCTTGTAAGACACAAATTGCATTGCAAAATAATGGAAACTGAGAAAGTCAAAGGAACCTTACATTCTTTGAAGCAAAAAGCTCGATGAGACCGCCAAAAACTGGGATCAGAACGTGGGTTCCCATTGTCTCCTGTCAAAATAACATGGACCATTTCAAAATAGAAAACCAGGTGATGTAACACTTTTAGATGATAAGATACACCATGAATGTGACTGTCTTGTATAAACACATTTGTGTACATACACAGCAGAAATTAGCCGATTAAACTAAAGCATCAAAGGGGGATTTTTAAGCAAACAAAATCATAGCCAAAAGCATGAACTTGCAAACTTCTGGGTGACAAAAAGAATTTGAGACTGAAACAGAGATGCTCACTTCTGAGGAAAGGGAAGTGGAGATATTGGCATGGTTAAGCCACTTTGGTTGACTTGAAATAGCCACCTCTCCATGAATCCTGTTTTCactgtaaaaaaaaataaaatcagaaTGATTGTGCCGTGGCTATCATTTGTGTCCAAAACAGAAAAGAAGTGAGTTTTTGAGAAGAATCAAAGTGTACCCAGCATAGAGAGACACGGTAAAAGGAAAATGGGAGAGGGCTTCACAAGCCTTTGATCTTATGGAATGCTGGAACTGAACATCCCTGCATAGAGGAGGACCCTGATGCTGAAGTTTATCTTGTTCTACTTTGACATTTATACCACCGCTACAGCAACACTCCTTCCATTCAATAAACCTACAAACAAGCAAGAAAGCTTCATTAGAGTTCAAATCCATCTGCTCCAAAGAAAAAGGGGAGGTTGAAAGTACCTAGAAGGATCATCACCCAATTTCCAAACAACGCAGAAATCCCAAGCATTGCTATAAACAAATGATCTAAGCCATTCCACTGCTCTCTCAAAACCTCTCATCGTCTCTTTCTTTTCAACAACAAACCCCAAATTTTGATTTCTATAGTCTTTTTACttgcaatatatataaataatataaccaCAAGAATAAAGCTGGAGGGAATTGTTGTACAGGACGAGGGTAACCAACTGTTGTTGTTGCTTTGAATTGGTACTGAGTGAGAGATGGAAAAAAAGGATAATCTTAATCGGGTACAAAAGCTGGCAGAGGCA
This window of the Gossypium arboreum isolate Shixiya-1 chromosome 12, ASM2569848v2, whole genome shotgun sequence genome carries:
- the LOC108478652 gene encoding probable inactive poly [ADP-ribose] polymerase SRO2 isoform X1 → MNQIGAENQTSITIDDAMSESNELDSCYNCFQHFVANGFSKIDESSFEGDIIKTSFFSSLSRNPRISYRTKIVAIHKNSNTSQCWKIRAHSFAVYTKAVADTRGGDANIKYAWYGASKNEICETVMHGFSWRRHSISVSPAKHGLDSVLCSEVDGSGVGHLLLCRVILGKQEVAREDSRDQFHPSSMDFDSAVDDISSPTRYIIWNTHLNCNILPCYILSFEAPLCLSGLTEPKTIKPKTWITFGTLISILSPFLDHSQRASLEEQYTNYLEKKITRPQMIQRVRAIAGNQLLSAVVKLYTNKEIQVSSTNSDDAASSEFDDAARLLGTIYSSMMLPA
- the LOC108478652 gene encoding probable inactive poly [ADP-ribose] polymerase SRO2 isoform X2; its protein translation is MNQIGAENQTSITIDDAMSESNELDSCYNCFQHFVANGFSKIDESSFEGDIIKTSFFSSLSRNPRISYRTKIVAIHKNSNTSQCWKIRAHSFAVYTKAVADTRGGDANIKYAWYGASKNEICETVMHGFSWRRHSISVSPAKHGLDSVLCSEVDGSGVGHLLLCRVILGKQEVAREDSRDQFHPSSMDFDSAVDDISSPTRYIIWNTHLNCNILPCYILSFEAPLCLSGLTEPKTIKPKTWITFGTLISILSPFLDHSQRASLEEQYTNYLEKKITRPQMIQRVRAIAGNQLLSAVVKLYTNKIN
- the LOC108478592 gene encoding transcription factor bHLH90-like isoform X1 — its product is MRGFERAVEWLRSFVYSNAWDFCVVWKLGDDPSRFIEWKECCCSGGINVKVEQDKLQHQGPPLCRDVQFQHSIRSKACEALSHFPFTVSLYAGENRIHGEVAISSQPKWLNHANISTSLSSEETMGTHVLIPVFGGLIELFASKNIPKDQNIIELIRTECNALLKAETTTAESYRKANLHKWYLNTLQEKDLPFSMSLSTVNPRIQFIPSIGHPPFSSASAYISQDERLKQPIGTYYGSKRLGCSQNVCAQETEAGFVLDCKVNSVNDKMRTAKQPEKVNYHSKNLITERNRRKKIKDGLFKLRALVPKISKMDITAILTDAIEYIGNLQEEEKKLRNELKKTEEGDCGKSNAELKSTKLDWLHRKNMSAIEENHVPSGISEMAKMEVHVEVNQITKREFWIKLCYKHKRSGFAKLMEGMDSLGLGVIDANITTFNGNVLNIFKVEGFRVQAIERLVDPPNKLDKQRYTV
- the LOC108478592 gene encoding transcription factor bHLH90-like isoform X2, encoding MRGFERAVEWLRSFVYSNAWDFCVVWKLGDDPSRFIEWKECCCSGGINVKVEQDKLQHQGPPLCRDVQFQHSIRSKACEALSHFPFTVSLYAGENRIHGEVAISSQPKWLNHANISTSLSSEETMGTHVLIPVFGGLIELFASKNIPKDQNIIELIRTECNALLKAETTTAESYRKANLHKWYLNTLQEKDLPFSMSLSTVNPRIQFIPSIGHPPFSSASAYISQDERLKQPIGTYYGSKRLGCSQNVCAQETEAGFVLDCKVNSVNDKMRTAKQPEKVNYHSKNLITERNRRKKIKDGLFKLRALVPKISKMDITAILTDAIEYIGNLQEEEKKLRNELKKTEEGDCGKSNAELKSTKLDWLHRKNMSAIEENHVPSGISEMAKMEVHVEVNQITKREFWIKLCYKHKRSGFAKLMEGMDSLGLGVIDANITTFNGNVLNIFKVEANRDFESRQLRDLLTHLTN